Proteins encoded in a region of the Streptomyces sp. NBC_00310 genome:
- a CDS encoding NUDIX hydrolase has protein sequence MTTPDFAAYIASLPRVLAGAATVFRDAEGRVLLVEPNYREGWALPGGTIESDDGETPRQGARRETLEEIGLDVEPGRLLAVDWVHGVGRPPLVAYVYDGGVLGEEELKRIRLQEEELLSWRLVPHAELTGYLLGTLGRRVLAALDALADGTGTVELENGDRVG, from the coding sequence ATGACCACTCCGGACTTCGCCGCGTACATCGCGAGCCTGCCCCGTGTCCTCGCCGGCGCCGCCACGGTCTTCCGGGACGCCGAGGGGCGGGTGCTGCTCGTCGAGCCCAACTACCGCGAGGGATGGGCGCTGCCGGGCGGGACGATCGAGTCGGACGACGGGGAGACGCCGAGGCAGGGCGCGCGGCGCGAGACCCTGGAGGAGATCGGGCTGGACGTCGAACCGGGGCGGCTGCTCGCCGTGGACTGGGTGCACGGGGTGGGCCGGCCGCCGCTGGTGGCGTACGTCTACGACGGCGGGGTGCTCGGCGAGGAGGAGCTGAAGCGGATCCGGTTGCAGGAGGAGGAGCTGCTGTCGTGGCGGCTCGTCCCGCACGCCGAACTCACCGGGTATCTCCTCGGGACGCTCGGCCGCCGGGTGCTCGCCGCCCTCGACGCGCTGGCGGACGGCACGGGTACGGTCGAGTTGGAGAACGGCGACCGGGTGGGCTGA
- a CDS encoding ADP-ribosylglycohydrolase family protein: MTPTIPSTLVPPVGAELADRVLGGWLGRIAGNMLGKPVEQGDLWTPARIDRYLRQAGALPLTDYLPEPATESDRLALRPEWRSCVRGRIHGSCRDDDVDYAILGLHLLETHGFGFSTEQVGDLWLLRLPYLQTFTAERAAYRNLAGGLKPPLTATYDNPYQEWIGALIRADVHGWTSPGLPRRAASLARRDAVLSHTGNGVYGAMWAAALVATAFTAPGARAAVEEALAVIPASSRLARAVRRVVSLYDAGLAWEETLTTVGEETAGLGWIHVVPNAAVLTAGLLYGEGDFTRTITLTVRGGLDTDSNGATAGSVAGVLCGAAAIPDRWKDPLEDTVRSAVFGFDGVRIGELAERTVRLAEASGP, translated from the coding sequence ATGACGCCCACGATCCCCTCGACCCTGGTGCCCCCGGTGGGCGCCGAACTCGCCGACCGCGTTCTCGGGGGCTGGCTGGGCCGGATCGCGGGGAACATGCTCGGGAAACCCGTCGAGCAGGGGGACCTGTGGACGCCGGCGCGGATCGACCGCTATCTGCGGCAGGCCGGGGCCCTGCCGCTCACCGACTACCTCCCGGAGCCGGCCACCGAGAGCGACCGGCTCGCGCTGCGGCCGGAGTGGCGCAGTTGCGTGCGCGGCCGGATCCACGGCAGCTGCCGCGACGACGACGTCGACTACGCGATCCTCGGCCTCCACCTCCTGGAGACGCACGGCTTCGGCTTCAGCACCGAGCAGGTCGGCGACCTGTGGCTGCTGCGGCTGCCGTATCTCCAGACGTTCACGGCGGAGCGGGCGGCCTACCGCAACCTCGCGGGCGGTCTGAAGCCGCCGCTGACCGCCACGTACGACAACCCGTACCAGGAGTGGATCGGCGCCCTCATCCGCGCCGACGTCCACGGCTGGACCTCCCCCGGCCTGCCCCGCCGCGCGGCCTCGCTGGCGCGGCGCGACGCGGTGCTGTCGCACACCGGCAACGGGGTGTACGGCGCGATGTGGGCGGCGGCACTGGTCGCGACGGCCTTCACGGCGCCGGGGGCGCGGGCTGCCGTGGAGGAGGCCCTGGCGGTGATCCCGGCGAGCAGCCGCCTGGCCCGGGCCGTGCGGCGGGTCGTGTCGCTGTACGACGCCGGGCTGGCCTGGGAGGAGACGCTCACGACGGTGGGCGAGGAGACGGCCGGGCTGGGCTGGATCCACGTCGTACCGAACGCCGCCGTGCTCACCGCCGGGCTGCTCTACGGCGAGGGCGACTTCACCCGCACGATCACGCTGACCGTCCGCGGCGGCCTGGACACCGACTCCAACGGGGCCACCGCCGGTTCGGTGGCGGGTGTGCTGTGCGGGGCGGCGGCGATCCCGGACCGGTGGAAGGACCCGTTGGAGGACACCGTGCGCAGCGCCGTGTTCGGCTTCGACGGGGTGCGCATCGGCGAACTCGCGGAGCGCACGGTGCGGTTGGCGGAGGCCTCCGGCCCCTGA
- a CDS encoding glycerate kinase family protein — protein MLIAADKFKGTLTAVQVAERVTAGLRRVVPDLEVEALPVADGGDGTVAAAVAAGFERREVRVGGPLGEPVTAAYALRDETAVVEMAEASGLQRLPAGVFAPLTASTYGSGELLRAALDAGARTIVFGVGGSATTDGGAGMLAALGARFLDAAGEPVGPGGGGLRDLVTADLTGLDERLASIDFVLASDVDNPLTGPKGAPAVYGPQKGANPEDVAALDAALAHFAAVLEKTIGGRAAEHALAPGAGAAGGIGYGALILGARFRPGIEVMLDVLGFAKALEKATLVITGEGSLDEQTLHGKAPAGVAAAARAAGKEVVAVCGRLALRPEALGRAGIRRAYPLTDVEPDVERCIADPGPILERVAERIARDFLT, from the coding sequence GTGCTGATCGCCGCGGACAAGTTCAAGGGCACGCTGACGGCCGTCCAGGTCGCCGAGCGGGTCACGGCGGGCCTGCGCCGGGTGGTGCCCGACCTGGAGGTCGAGGCGCTGCCGGTCGCCGACGGCGGTGACGGCACGGTGGCCGCGGCGGTCGCGGCCGGTTTCGAACGACGCGAGGTACGAGTCGGCGGGCCGCTCGGTGAGCCCGTCACCGCCGCGTACGCGCTGCGCGACGAGACGGCCGTCGTCGAGATGGCCGAGGCCAGCGGCCTGCAGCGGCTCCCCGCCGGGGTCTTCGCGCCGCTCACGGCCTCCACGTACGGCTCCGGCGAACTGCTGCGCGCCGCGCTCGACGCGGGCGCCCGCACGATCGTGTTCGGCGTCGGCGGCAGCGCCACGACGGACGGCGGCGCGGGCATGCTCGCCGCCCTCGGCGCGCGCTTCCTCGACGCAGCCGGTGAGCCGGTCGGCCCCGGGGGCGGAGGCCTGCGCGACCTGGTCACGGCGGACCTGACGGGCCTCGACGAGAGACTCGCGTCGATCGACTTCGTCCTGGCCAGCGACGTCGACAACCCGCTGACCGGGCCGAAGGGCGCCCCCGCCGTCTACGGGCCGCAGAAGGGCGCGAACCCCGAGGACGTGGCCGCGCTGGACGCGGCCCTGGCCCACTTCGCCGCCGTCCTGGAGAAGACGATCGGGGGACGGGCCGCCGAGCACGCTCTCGCCCCCGGCGCGGGTGCCGCCGGCGGCATCGGCTACGGCGCCCTCATCCTCGGCGCGCGCTTCCGGCCCGGTATCGAGGTCATGCTCGACGTGCTCGGCTTCGCGAAGGCGCTGGAGAAGGCCACCCTCGTCATCACCGGCGAGGGCTCCCTCGACGAGCAGACCCTCCACGGCAAGGCCCCGGCGGGGGTGGCGGCGGCCGCCCGGGCCGCCGGCAAGGAGGTCGTGGCGGTCTGCGGCCGCCTGGCCCTCCGGCCGGAGGCGCTGGGGCGGGCCGGCATCCGCCGGGCCTACCCGCTGACGGACGTCGAGCCGGACGTGGAGCGCTGCATCGCCGATCCGGGCCCGATCCTGGAGCGGGTGGCCGAGCGGATCGCCCGGGACTTCCTCACCTGA
- a CDS encoding alpha/beta hydrolase: MSTYELIEHRIKHESQIPANEGIEVELPVREYKPTQGHDHETVLMLHGRSVPALPGFDLAPVPGENPNRYSWAQELAQAGFDVFIMDLQGSGRSPRPMMDVPCNANPAQQAPVLVPNPLPEPCTPPPPYAFQLGNSESEWAEVKTVVDHIRNLPDADKPIHFVGWSAAAFVMGPYALQYPDDVRSLFLLAPMFPPKGRWSEKPDQPFGRPAEAQTLPLSKPENLFGFPMHVTSKRALKASLTGPAALWEPGIDELVWDACMQNDHEGSKWGPKVNGEPEGVLRYRNTYWWGWNNHTVPHKREGTYVLGDHVPVLILYGELDRTANSPTPMPDNLNFSVPALYTAIAGPKKLMFCFESSGHSLAWETTAEAIHHFSKHWLKNGKVEGRRSGKYFREMDGNLIPLP, encoded by the coding sequence ATGTCCACGTACGAACTCATCGAGCACAGGATCAAGCACGAGTCCCAGATCCCGGCGAACGAGGGCATCGAAGTCGAACTGCCCGTCCGGGAGTACAAGCCCACCCAGGGGCACGACCACGAGACGGTGCTGATGCTGCACGGGAGAAGCGTGCCGGCACTGCCGGGCTTCGACCTCGCACCGGTGCCTGGCGAGAACCCCAACCGGTACAGCTGGGCACAGGAACTGGCGCAAGCCGGTTTCGACGTCTTCATCATGGATCTCCAGGGCTCCGGACGGTCGCCGCGCCCGATGATGGACGTGCCGTGCAACGCGAACCCCGCCCAGCAGGCACCGGTCCTCGTCCCGAACCCCCTTCCGGAACCGTGCACTCCCCCGCCGCCGTACGCCTTCCAGCTGGGCAACTCGGAGAGCGAATGGGCAGAGGTGAAGACCGTCGTCGACCACATCAGGAATCTTCCCGACGCGGACAAGCCGATCCACTTCGTGGGCTGGTCCGCGGCCGCGTTCGTGATGGGCCCCTACGCGCTCCAGTACCCCGACGACGTCAGGAGCCTCTTCCTGCTCGCCCCGATGTTCCCGCCGAAGGGGCGGTGGTCGGAGAAGCCCGACCAGCCCTTCGGGCGTCCGGCCGAGGCCCAGACGCTGCCCCTGTCCAAGCCGGAGAACCTGTTCGGTTTCCCGATGCACGTCACCAGCAAGAGGGCACTCAAGGCCTCGCTGACCGGCCCCGCCGCCCTGTGGGAGCCCGGCATCGATGAGCTGGTGTGGGACGCCTGCATGCAGAACGACCACGAGGGCAGCAAGTGGGGCCCCAAGGTCAACGGCGAGCCGGAGGGCGTCCTTCGATACAGGAACACCTACTGGTGGGGCTGGAACAACCACACGGTGCCGCACAAGAGGGAGGGCACGTACGTGCTCGGTGATCACGTTCCCGTGCTCATCCTCTACGGAGAACTCGACCGGACGGCCAACAGCCCGACCCCGATGCCCGACAACCTGAACTTCTCCGTGCCGGCCCTCTACACGGCCATCGCGGGACCGAAGAAGCTGATGTTCTGCTTCGAGAGCTCAGGCCACTCCCTGGCCTGGGAGACCACCGCCGAGGCCATCCACCACTTCTCGAAGCACTGGCTCAAGAACGGCAAGGTGGAGGGCCGCCGCAGCGGCAAGTACTTCAGGGAAATGGACGGCAACCTGATTCCCCTGCCGTAG
- the pssA gene encoding CDP-diacylglycerol--serine O-phosphatidyltransferase — MPDVDEVEDDAEEMPLSLRLSIADTLTLGNATCGFMAVYFTTTGILIPHLTGSQETGMARHSAATAVILMLCAAIFDLFDGLVARKLRSSPMGAELDNLSDLISFGLAPAYFVLVYGMVADDAHQRVAAVGAIVVLLAVVLRLARFSCVTVKDGTFQGMPSPFGALTVVSIVLLELPFVATLLAIIGTAWLMVSRVEYPKPRGPLAVAMLSWIVLSMGLLMAWAFDAPGGQLLLQTGCALQLVMGAVIPLFATARRVNNFRDNRREARAAQLP; from the coding sequence GTGCCCGACGTCGACGAGGTGGAGGACGACGCGGAGGAGATGCCGCTGTCGCTCCGCCTGTCGATAGCGGACACCCTCACGCTGGGCAACGCCACGTGCGGCTTCATGGCGGTGTACTTCACCACCACGGGCATTCTGATCCCGCACCTCACCGGCAGCCAGGAGACGGGCATGGCCCGCCACAGCGCGGCCACCGCCGTGATCCTGATGCTGTGCGCGGCGATCTTCGACCTGTTCGACGGGCTGGTGGCGCGCAAGCTCCGCTCCTCGCCGATGGGCGCGGAGCTGGACAACCTCTCCGACCTGATCAGCTTCGGCCTGGCACCGGCGTACTTCGTCCTCGTCTACGGCATGGTCGCGGACGACGCGCACCAGCGGGTGGCGGCGGTGGGCGCGATCGTCGTACTGCTGGCCGTCGTGCTGAGGCTCGCGAGATTCTCCTGTGTGACGGTCAAGGACGGCACCTTCCAGGGCATGCCGTCGCCGTTCGGCGCGCTGACCGTCGTGTCGATCGTCCTCCTGGAGCTGCCCTTCGTGGCGACCCTCCTGGCGATCATCGGCACGGCGTGGCTGATGGTGAGCCGGGTCGAGTACCCGAAGCCGCGGGGTCCCCTCGCGGTGGCGATGCTCTCCTGGATCGTCCTCTCCATGGGGCTGCTGATGGCCTGGGCCTTCGACGCCCCCGGCGGCCAGCTCCTCCTCCAGACCGGCTGCGCCCTGCAGCTCGTCATGGGCGCGGTGATCCCGTTGTTCGCCACGGCACGCCGGGTGAACAACTTCCGCGACAACCGCCGCGAGGCGCGTGCCGCGCAGCTGCCCTGA
- a CDS encoding phosphatidylserine decarboxylase has protein sequence MPHSQTSAPRDSLAGVRLARGASPWLLPTVATAALSLARSRRSGAARAVAVPATALAAGMLWFFRDPEREIAQGRVISPADGVVQSIMPWKDGRTRVAIFMSPLNVHVNRAPLSGTVTSVEHIPGGFVPAFNKESENNERVVWHFDTELGDIEMIQIAGAVARRIVPYLPEGTKVEQGDRIGLIRFGSRVDIYLPEGVEIDVEVGQKTVAGVTRIDRD, from the coding sequence ATGCCCCACAGCCAAACCTCTGCACCACGCGACAGCCTTGCCGGTGTGCGGCTCGCGCGCGGAGCATCGCCGTGGCTTCTCCCGACCGTCGCCACCGCAGCACTCAGCCTCGCCCGCTCGCGCCGCTCCGGTGCCGCTCGGGCCGTGGCCGTACCCGCCACCGCGCTGGCGGCGGGCATGCTGTGGTTCTTCCGCGACCCCGAGCGTGAGATCGCCCAGGGCCGGGTCATCTCGCCCGCCGACGGAGTGGTGCAGAGCATCATGCCGTGGAAGGACGGCCGCACCCGCGTCGCGATCTTCATGAGCCCGCTCAACGTCCACGTCAACCGCGCGCCGCTCTCCGGCACGGTGACGTCGGTCGAGCACATCCCGGGCGGCTTCGTGCCGGCGTTCAACAAGGAGAGCGAGAACAACGAGCGCGTCGTCTGGCACTTCGACACCGAACTCGGTGACATCGAGATGATCCAGATCGCCGGCGCCGTGGCTCGCCGCATCGTTCCGTACCTCCCCGAGGGCACCAAGGTCGAGCAGGGTGACCGGATCGGGCTGATCCGCTTCGGCTCGCGCGTCGACATCTACCTGCCCGAGGGTGTGGAAATCGACGTCGAGGTGGGCCAGAAGACCGTGGCTGGGGTGACTCGCATTGACCGTGACTGA
- a CDS encoding acyl-CoA dehydrogenase family protein, translating to MARLAQTHGLTDVQQEILSTVRDFVDKEIIPVATELEHRDEYPQAIVDGLKELGLFGLMIPEEYGGLGESLLTYALCVEEIARGWMSVSGIINTHFIVAYMLKQHGTQEQKDHFLPRMAAGDVRGAFSMSEPALGSDVSAITSKAVKDGDEYVLNGQKMWLTNGGTSTLVAVLVRSDEGHPEGTAPHKSMTTFLIEKEPGFGEVLPGLTIPGKIDKMGYKGVDTTELIMDGLRIPANRVLGGTTGRGFYQMMDGVEVGRVNVAARGCGVAQRAFELGVRYAQQRHTFGKQIAQHQAIQFKLAEMATKVEAAHAMMVNAARKKDSGQRNDLEAGMAKYLASEYCKEVVEDAFRIHGGYGFSKEYEIERLYREAPMLLIGEGTAEIQKMIIGRRLLEEYRFQG from the coding sequence ATGGCACGACTCGCCCAGACCCACGGCCTCACGGACGTTCAGCAGGAGATCCTGTCCACCGTCCGCGACTTCGTGGACAAGGAGATCATCCCGGTCGCGACCGAGCTGGAGCACCGCGACGAGTACCCGCAAGCGATCGTCGACGGGCTCAAGGAGCTGGGCCTGTTCGGCCTGATGATCCCCGAGGAGTACGGCGGTCTGGGCGAGTCCCTTCTCACGTACGCGCTGTGCGTGGAGGAGATCGCCCGGGGCTGGATGTCCGTCTCCGGGATCATCAACACGCACTTCATCGTGGCGTACATGCTGAAGCAGCACGGCACGCAGGAGCAGAAGGACCACTTCCTGCCGAGGATGGCGGCCGGTGACGTCCGGGGCGCCTTCTCGATGTCGGAGCCGGCGCTCGGGTCCGATGTGTCGGCGATCACCTCCAAGGCGGTCAAGGACGGCGACGAGTACGTCCTGAACGGTCAGAAGATGTGGCTGACGAACGGTGGAACGTCAACACTCGTCGCCGTCCTCGTCCGAAGTGACGAAGGACACCCCGAGGGCACGGCCCCCCACAAGTCGATGACCACCTTCTTGATCGAGAAGGAGCCCGGCTTCGGAGAGGTCCTCCCCGGCCTCACCATTCCCGGGAAGATCGACAAGATGGGCTACAAGGGGGTCGACACGACCGAGCTCATCATGGACGGCCTGCGCATTCCGGCCAATCGTGTGCTCGGCGGCACCACCGGCCGAGGGTTTTACCAAATGATGGACGGCGTCGAGGTGGGCCGGGTGAATGTGGCCGCACGTGGCTGCGGCGTCGCTCAGCGTGCGTTCGAACTGGGTGTCCGGTACGCCCAGCAGCGCCACACGTTCGGCAAGCAGATCGCCCAGCACCAGGCGATCCAGTTCAAGCTGGCCGAGATGGCTACCAAGGTCGAGGCCGCGCATGCGATGATGGTGAACGCAGCACGCAAAAAGGACTCGGGCCAACGAAACGACCTCGAAGCCGGGATGGCGAAGTACCTCGCCTCCGAATACTGCAAAGAGGTCGTCGAGGACGCTTTCCGGATCCACGGCGGTTACGGCTTCTCGAAGGAGTACGAGATCGAGCGTCTCTACCGAGAGGCACCGATGCTGTTGATCGGTGAAGGTACCGCCGAAATCCAGAAAATGATCATCGGTCGTCGGCTGCTCGAAGAGTATCGATTCCAAGGCTAG
- a CDS encoding MaoC family dehydratase, with translation MQFGRTYEEFEVGAVYKHWPGKTVTEYDDHLFCLLTMNHHPLHMDANYAEKTTDFGKNVVVGNYIYSLLLGMSVPDVSGKAIANLEIESLKHVAPTFHGDTLYGETTVLDKWPSKSKNDRGIVHVETKGYKQDGTLVCVFRRKVLVPTETYIKERGGEQPGRPELREQEK, from the coding sequence ATGCAGTTCGGGCGCACCTACGAGGAGTTCGAGGTCGGGGCGGTGTACAAGCACTGGCCCGGGAAGACGGTCACGGAGTACGACGACCATCTCTTCTGTCTTCTCACCATGAACCACCACCCGCTCCACATGGACGCGAACTACGCCGAGAAGACGACCGACTTCGGCAAGAACGTCGTGGTCGGCAACTACATCTACTCGCTGCTGCTGGGCATGTCCGTGCCGGACGTCTCCGGCAAGGCGATCGCCAACCTGGAGATCGAGTCGCTGAAGCACGTGGCGCCGACCTTCCACGGCGACACGCTCTACGGCGAGACGACCGTGCTCGACAAGTGGCCGTCGAAGTCGAAGAACGACCGCGGCATCGTCCACGTCGAGACCAAGGGCTACAAGCAGGACGGCACGCTGGTGTGCGTGTTCCGCCGCAAGGTCCTGGTGCCGACCGAGACGTACATCAAGGAGCGCGGCGGCGAGCAGCCGGGCCGCCCCGAGCTCAGGGAGCAGGAGAAGTAG
- a CDS encoding HpcH/HpaI aldolase/citrate lyase family protein translates to MTSPVPQVNRLRPRRSCLAVPGSNPRFLEKAQGLPADQVFLDLEDACAPLAKPEARHTIVKFLNEGDWTGKTRVVRVNDWTTEWTYRDVVTVVEGAGQNLDCIMLPKVQTAQQVVALDLLLTQIEKTMGFEVGKIGIEAQIENAQGLNNVNEIATASQRVETIIFGPADFMASINMKSLVVGEQPPGYPADAYHYILMKILMAARANNLQAIDGPYLQIRNVDGYREVAQRAAALGFDGKWVLHPGQVEASNEIFSPSQEDFDHAELILDAYDYCTSEAGGKKGSAMLGDEMIDEASRKMALVISGKGRAAGMQRTSKFEIPTD, encoded by the coding sequence ATGACCAGCCCTGTTCCTCAGGTGAACCGTCTTCGTCCGCGGCGCTCCTGCCTCGCGGTGCCGGGAAGCAACCCCCGCTTCCTGGAGAAGGCCCAGGGCCTCCCGGCGGACCAGGTCTTCCTCGACCTGGAGGACGCCTGCGCCCCCCTCGCCAAGCCCGAGGCGCGGCACACCATCGTCAAGTTCCTCAACGAGGGCGACTGGACCGGCAAGACGCGGGTCGTGCGCGTCAACGACTGGACGACGGAGTGGACGTACCGCGATGTCGTGACGGTCGTCGAGGGCGCGGGCCAGAACCTCGACTGCATCATGCTGCCGAAGGTGCAGACCGCCCAGCAGGTCGTCGCCCTCGACCTCCTGCTGACGCAGATCGAGAAGACGATGGGCTTCGAGGTCGGCAAGATCGGCATCGAGGCGCAGATCGAGAACGCGCAGGGCCTGAACAACGTCAACGAGATCGCGACGGCGTCCCAGCGGGTCGAGACGATCATCTTCGGCCCGGCCGACTTCATGGCGTCGATCAACATGAAGTCGCTGGTCGTGGGCGAGCAGCCGCCCGGCTACCCGGCGGACGCCTACCACTACATCCTGATGAAGATCCTGATGGCCGCCCGCGCCAACAACCTCCAGGCGATCGACGGCCCCTACCTGCAGATCCGCAACGTGGACGGCTACCGCGAGGTCGCCCAGCGCGCCGCCGCGCTGGGCTTCGACGGCAAGTGGGTGCTGCACCCGGGCCAGGTCGAGGCGTCGAACGAGATCTTCTCGCCCTCGCAGGAAGACTTCGACCACGCCGAGCTGATCCTGGACGCGTACGACTACTGCACCTCCGAGGCGGGCGGCAAGAAGGGCTCGGCGATGCTCGGCGACGAGATGATCGACGAGGCCAGCCGCAAGATGGCCCTGGTCATCTCCGGCAAGGGGCGTGCCGCCGGCATGCAGCGCACCAGCAAGTTCGAGATCCCCACCGACTAG
- a CDS encoding protein meaA, with protein sequence MSERQPAEGRQPKDRPWLMRTYAGHSTAEASNELYRRNLAKGQTGLSVAFDLPTQTGYDSDHILARGEVGRVGVPVAHLGDMRRLFQDIPLEQMNTSMTINATAMWLLALYQVVAEEQGADITQLQGTTQNDIVKEYLSRGTHVFPPVPSLRLTTDMIAYTVSHMPKWNPINICSYHLQEAGATPVQEIAYAMSTAIAVLDAVRDSGQVPHERMGDVVARISFFVNAGVRFVEEMCKMRAFGRIWDRITRERYGIENPKQRRFRYGVQVNSLGLTEAQPENNVQRIVLEMLAVTLSKDARARAVQLPAWNEALGLPRPWDQQWSLRIQQVLAHESDLLEYEDIFEGSHVIEAKVAKLVEESFAEIERIQEMGGAMAAVESGYLKSQLVSSHAERRARIESGEEKIVGVNIYESTEPNPLTADLDAAIQTVDPAVEARVIKSLRNWRDTRYQPPFNHPRPCKALERLKEAAKGTDNLMEATLECARAGVTTGEWAGALREVFGEFRAPTGVSSAPVAVSAEEGSAMSGVRRKVDLTAKDLNVGKLRFLVGKPGLDGHSNGAEQIAVRARDAGFEVVYQGIRLTPEQIVDAALAEDVHAVGLSILSGSHAQLVPDVLERLREAGAHDIPVIAGGIIPNADAAQLRAAGVAAVFTPKDFDITGIIGRIVDEIRKANKLDPLEVPA encoded by the coding sequence ATGAGTGAGCGTCAGCCCGCCGAAGGCAGGCAACCGAAGGACCGGCCGTGGCTCATGCGGACGTACGCCGGTCACTCCACGGCAGAGGCGTCCAACGAGTTGTACCGGCGCAACCTCGCCAAGGGGCAGACGGGTCTGTCGGTCGCGTTCGACCTGCCGACCCAGACCGGCTACGACTCCGACCACATCCTCGCCCGCGGCGAGGTCGGCCGGGTCGGCGTCCCGGTGGCCCATCTCGGTGACATGCGCAGGCTGTTCCAGGACATCCCCCTGGAGCAGATGAACACCTCGATGACCATCAACGCCACCGCCATGTGGCTGCTGGCGCTCTATCAGGTCGTCGCCGAGGAGCAGGGCGCGGACATCACCCAGCTCCAGGGCACGACCCAGAACGACATCGTCAAGGAGTACCTCTCGCGGGGCACCCATGTGTTCCCGCCGGTGCCCTCGCTCCGGCTGACGACGGACATGATCGCGTACACGGTCTCCCACATGCCGAAGTGGAACCCGATCAACATCTGCAGCTACCACCTGCAGGAGGCGGGCGCCACGCCGGTGCAGGAGATCGCGTACGCGATGTCCACGGCGATCGCGGTGCTGGACGCCGTGCGGGACTCCGGTCAGGTGCCGCACGAACGCATGGGCGATGTCGTCGCCCGTATCTCCTTCTTCGTGAACGCGGGCGTCCGCTTCGTCGAGGAGATGTGCAAGATGCGGGCGTTCGGCCGTATCTGGGACCGGATCACCCGCGAGCGGTACGGCATCGAGAACCCCAAGCAGCGGCGTTTCCGGTACGGCGTCCAGGTCAACTCCCTCGGTCTGACCGAGGCGCAGCCGGAGAACAACGTCCAGCGGATCGTGCTGGAGATGCTGGCCGTGACGCTCTCCAAGGACGCGCGGGCGCGAGCCGTGCAGCTGCCGGCCTGGAACGAGGCCCTCGGTCTCCCCCGGCCGTGGGACCAGCAGTGGTCGCTGCGGATCCAGCAGGTGCTGGCGCACGAGAGCGATCTGCTGGAGTACGAGGACATCTTCGAGGGCTCGCACGTCATCGAGGCGAAGGTGGCCAAGCTGGTCGAGGAGTCCTTCGCCGAGATCGAGCGGATCCAGGAGATGGGCGGCGCGATGGCCGCCGTCGAGTCCGGCTACCTCAAGTCGCAGCTGGTCTCCTCGCACGCCGAGCGCCGGGCCCGGATCGAGTCGGGCGAGGAGAAGATCGTCGGCGTCAACATCTACGAGTCGACCGAGCCGAACCCGCTGACCGCCGACCTGGACGCGGCGATCCAGACGGTCGACCCCGCGGTCGAGGCCCGGGTGATCAAGTCGCTGCGGAACTGGCGCGACACCCGCTACCAGCCGCCCTTCAACCACCCGCGCCCGTGCAAGGCGCTGGAGCGGCTGAAGGAGGCCGCGAAGGGCACCGACAACCTCATGGAGGCCACCCTGGAGTGCGCCCGCGCCGGGGTCACGACCGGCGAGTGGGCCGGGGCCCTCCGTGAGGTGTTCGGTGAGTTCCGGGCCCCCACCGGTGTGTCGTCGGCACCGGTGGCCGTCTCCGCCGAGGAGGGCTCGGCCATGTCGGGGGTCCGCCGCAAGGTGGACCTGACGGCCAAGGACCTGAACGTCGGCAAGCTCCGCTTCCTGGTCGGCAAGCCCGGCCTGGACGGGCACTCCAACGGGGCCGAGCAGATCGCCGTGCGGGCCCGTGACGCGGGCTTCGAGGTGGTCTACCAGGGCATCCGGCTCACCCCGGAGCAGATCGTGGACGCGGCCCTCGCCGAGGACGTGCACGCGGTCGGACTGTCCATCCTCTCCGGCTCGCACGCCCAGCTCGTCCCGGACGTGCTGGAACGGCTGCGCGAGGCGGGCGCCCACGACATCCCGGTGATCGCCGGCGGGATCATCCCGAACGCGGACGCCGCACAGCTCAGGGCCGCCGGAGTGGCCGCCGTGTTCACCCCGAAGGACTTCGACATCACCGGGATCATCGGCCGTATCGTCGACGAGATCCGCAAAGCGAACAAGCTCGACCCCCTGGAGGTCCCCGCATGA